The DNA region TTGCCGGCAGGCTGAGAATGATGCAATTGGCCAGGAACTTCAAAAGCAACTGGAAGCTGCAGGCAAGCTTTTCTATCCCTAATTATTGCACTCTAGTTAGCATCATTATTGTCTTTTTATGGGATTTCCAGTTTCCCTGCTTTTAATAGGAAGAAGCCAACTTCAGCTTTCTATTTTTCGAGAACATCTCTATAGTATTTTACCATATAATAATAGTATCATGCATCCCATATTAACGGATATCATTTCACTTCAAATTTGTTTCATTACTTGCgacaattttttgttttttttttttttgtttttttttttttttgtttttcctttcttcAACCTCAGTGGCTCACCAATAGTTCTCAGTCTGCTGTAGAAttttgactgaagaacaaacTCATCGGTCTCAGTAGGGATAAGATTCGATTACTTAGTTTACTTTGGAAATTCTGCTCATGTGTTTGTTCCTTCCAACATGTGATGATGTTGGTGGTGTCCAGAAAAGGAACTAAAGCAGGTCCGGGAATTGTTCAGCAAAGCTACCGATAACTGCTTGAACTTAAAAAAACCAGATTGATGCAATGATAACGGATGAGCAAACAACTATACTGTTTCTATTTGCCGTGTACCTGAGAAACAGTGGGTTTTATAAATGTATTTGGCAATTTGCTTCGATGCAATTTAATCTGAAATTCATTTTGCTGAAGCATTTGTGTTATTTTAGAGATCGTTGCACGTTGCGTTTGGTTACGTATACGAGTGGATCATTATAATCGAAGAACATGTAAAAAATAGTTTTCCAGGAGTCTCTTCCTTAGAAATGACATTCATGATCCGTGGCTTGGTACTCCACAAGGACTCCAAACTTTTCAAACCCAAACACTACCGTTTTTCTGACCTCTTCTTTTTTCAGCACACATCTATTCTGGAGTGATTCAAGTCCAATCGGATTCGGTCGATTTGAATGGGTACGGGTTGTGGTCAGATTACCAAAAGCTCAATAACTCGTGAATGCACAACTTTTCCTCCGTACAAATTTTCCGGTTGAGTTTTGTTTTTTGACGGctacataatataatttggcaGCTCGCATTCGTcgctttatatatatataatcttctGAAAAAGATGGCAATAAATTTTAgaattctttgatttttttatcattcatgaaattgaatttttaatttttatatttttagaattattattccattttttaaattaaaaattacaaaaatatggCACAAGAGCTAATAAATAGTaaagtaatattttaaaaaaaattagtacataaataaaattcctttattttaaaaaatatatttctgaaataaatattgaatatattataatttaataattacataTCATATGAATAGAAAAAACTAGCATGCtgcagaaaatatttttatgtagaaaatatttttggctatagtaaattgggaaaaaaattaaatgacgtaaataaaaatcatgttatgaaattatgaatatAAAATCATGTTGTGCAATTAACAAAATTTGAGGGTAAATAATATTCTCTTTTTAGTAACACAAACTTATGTGAGGCATGAGAAATCGATTtatgaatatatattatatatggaAGGGCATCTCTTTTTGGTAACACATCAACTtccttaattatatatatatgctagTAAGTCATGCACCTAATAATTCTTTTTTTACACATctattcataaataaaatatatatccttCGAACTAACTATTTTTTCTTTATAATCGATTCgaacaatttcaaaattatgaataaacatttgattttttttgtttaatttggAGAGTTTATAATATGTTGATGGTGAAACCTTGTTGAGTTTTtgcaaaaatcttgaaaattctctgacttataaatattgttttgatattaGATATTCTTGAATTTATAAACGATTTGACTAGTTATTTGTTTGCTTTGTTTTAGCCATACGGCGATAAAGGTGGAAGATGGGAATTAATGTGTGGAAAAGTAATGAAAGAATGTGCTCCTCCACGAAAATAAACCACATACTTAGTCTAATATGTGGGTGTTAATTGAAATTTACAGTATAATCAATCAAGGAAAAGTCATTTAAATACACTTAAGATGAATATTAGGAGCACAAAATTTATTAAAGTGTTGAAATTAAAGACGCTAAtggaacatttttaaaaaaaaaattaataaaaatatattatgagcAGCAGCCCAATGACTAGAAAACTAGAAGATCTAAGAATAACTCAAGCAGTGCCTGAGCCACAACTGCCACCGTTGCTGAGCAAACTAAGACGACTCCGAGCCTCACAAGTCTTCATCTTCAGATCCGTATCGTTTGGAAGATCATCATGCGCTGAAAGGTCGTCCCCCTGCTCCACTGTATGTGAATTGGGATCTAATGGATGAGGGGTTGCTTCACCCTAAATACGCCCCATAGATAATACTTCTTGTTAAATCCTGAAAACAAAAATTGTTTGAGTTTTACGTCTTGTACATGGTGACTATGAGAAAATATGTTGCAAAATCAACAGATCTTCAAAAGGATTGGAATCAAACTTACTCCAGTACATTAGTGGCAAAACCATGGAAGTAAAAATCAAGATCTCCGCATTCTGCACAACACCTTTTAAAGCGAGGTCTTTATCCATCATTTCATCAATCAATTGATCATAAGCCGGTTCACTGTCATAAGAAAATAGTAAAACTAAATTGGTCAAAAAGTACGGAAATTTCAGAAGAAAGAATGAGAGCATAGACTGCGGCCCACCTTATCTCAGACGGAAAGAAAAAGAGAGCGATATCATCTTCATTGGGATCTGATAACTCGAAACGTTTTGGCCATACATCAGAGTATGGAAGCAATTTCAGGTGAAGATCCGGTTGAAACATACTTATTTCCTCGTACACTTTCTGGCATGCTTTGCTAGAAacgtgacctttgagtccatcAAGGATGTCGTGTCTTTTCCCAGACATGTTAAAACTTCCACTGTCGATTAGGAAATATAAAATGAAAGACAGAGAGTAAACACATAATATACAGGTGTTCTAAAACCACCACATAATACATAGGTTGACAGAATTGGTATGggtaattattaattttctcaCCTCCAAATTGGCATGATTATTGGTTCAGCACATGTAGAGCATTCAAGCATATTCGTATCTTTAGGAAACTCTTTTCCAACTTCTAATCCTCCATTCTCCTTGTGGTCATTGCTTGTGCAGATGACCCCGCCCTCCGTCCTTGTGCCAACTAAATTATTTTCTAATTCGACTACGTTATTTTCCCCATTTTGCCCCTCCGAATTAGCTTCCGAAGACAGAAGGGTTTTCGTCTTTGAACTTTTGGAAGATATGTTGCACGATAACATAGGAGTCTCCATAATCCCAAGctcagaaattttattttccttcacTTCACAAAGTATAGGATCATCACTTGCCAATTTAATAGGCATGCCAACGTCTGCCTTTTCGCTTTCCATACAAGGTTTCTTGGAGGAGTTACTGTTGTCTTTCTTCATAGtagatttcttaagcttacTTCTCTTTTTCTTCATGTTCGCTTTCAGGGGAATAAAATATGATAACTTCTCTTGTTGCCTCTTATTATACCGATTCTCTCCCTGCTCAAGCTGTTGGGAGTTCTGCTCGATTTTTTCATTTTCCTTATTGTTCAACCCTATGACTTTCTCGAGAACGTCATTGGCTGCTTTGGGACACTCAACAAAGTCGAGCTTTGTATAAGCATAATATAAATGCTGAGGTAGATCCTCATAGAAATGTTCCTTGGTCTCAATTGATAATATATCAtctttctcgatttttttccGAGGAGAAACCATCTGGGACTGTTGTTTTGCTTCGCAGTCATCACAAACCCAATGAACAaattcatcaaaatcttctggTATTACATCCAAACAATATCTGAAAAAAATACACATACACACACTAAGCATATCACAGCATGAAAAAAGTGAGGGTCCAGAAACGAAATAGACCTCAAAAAAAGAACAAGAACAGAAAGTGCATGAGTTAAATTGGGCTATAAATCACTAATAAATCCTCAATAGAATTTAAAGCCACACTTTCGTGCATCCGCGGAGTTTCTTTATTGTAAAAGTGCTAGTTGATGATAAATAGATTCAATAAAATTAGGACAGAGATAAAGAAACGTAACAAGTTCCAATTCCAAGAGGCAAAAGCAGGATATTGCAGGGACTCAAAAGAACACATAAGATCAGTAATCATAGCTTACCGATGGACAGCATAAGACACACATTTGACACAAAATACAAAAGCATTGTCATATCCTTTATTGCCACACTGCAAACATATTGTCTCCTGCATGATTGATAGGTGCAGCAGTTACTATGAAGCACAATCACATAATCCCAGCAACAGAGAAAAGCAAGATATCCAGTCGATGCTTAGAGAATTCAGAATCCAAAAGTTCATGTATCCAGCACCCTATCCAACTGTCAAAAAATTCACGTGCTTTTAAAAAAAGTGATGCGATATTTCACTGTCATACATCTCCTTTCCATTTAACATTTCGTTCATACAAGCAGTCAAGCCAAATGACATCGCTTATCCTTTATTGCCACACTGCAAACATATTGTCTCCTGCATGATTGATAGGTGCAGCAGTTACTATGAAGCACAATCACATAATCCCAGCAACAGAGAAAAGCAAGATATCCAGTCGATGCTTAGAGAATTCAGAATCCAAAATTTCATGTATCCAGCACCTTATCCAACTGTCAAAAAATTCATGTGCTTTTAAAAAAGTGATGCGATATTTCACTGTCATACATCTTCTTTCCATTTAACATTTCGTTCATACAAGCAGTCAAGCCAAATGACATCGCTAATAATAATTTGAAACGTTCATTTTTAAAGGATTCAAGACCCTGAAATCTTAAACTTCTCATACTATTTTTCTCATTATTCGAATATTTTCGCTGCAGTGCACATCCAGTGCAACCTTATTAGACATTAGCTACAACAAATTAATCCCAGAAAAATATTAAGCCCTTGGTCATGCAATATCGATTTCTTTACTGGACACTTTATTCTGTTGATCATGTTGCATACATATCACCACTGGTTACAGAGTACAAAATACAAAGTCACTGATAGCAATCAAATAAGAAAGTGCATAATCTTAAACGAGGTCAATTTCAAGCTTGAAAAGTTTCACAAAATTACACTCCTTTGCATCTCTAGGGAACTTGTCCTGCTACATTAAATTATTTACAACGAGTGAATTCTCACCTACAGAAAATTCAACCATAAGATACACAGGTTTGGTTCCCCTGAATTGCAAAATCCAGACGCAAGATCAGAGGAGAATAGGGGCCaatgaaaaaaaacaaaaaactatCCTAAACACCAAATTCCAACGCAAACACAGAATGCATCACGAGAGAAACTAAGGGTTCAAAAGATCAAATCTTCAatctacatttttttttttaatatgaaaTACTATATAATGTCTCTCAAAAAAAAATACTATATAACGGATTTGAACTTTAGGGTTTTAGTTCTTTaaacaacaaaaaaatatttaaaaaattcattcTTCCAAACGCAGCCTCAAGATTCAGAGAGAGAAAATAAGGAACATGGATTACCATGGCTCATGAATTGTTTCGCAACCACAGGAGAATTATATATTTCTGAGGAAAATTAAAGTAAAACTCGAGTCTTGAAATCTAGATGCAAGATTCTCAAGGTTTCTGTGTGATGCAAGAGCTCTTTAGGTTTTTTCTTCGATCTCTCGTCAGGAAGAAAAGGGATTTATTACTATTCTAGAACCCTAAACAAGGACACCAAAGTGAAGATTTCTTTGTATCAAATTCCAATCCCTATATATGTTTATGGTAAAAGCCCGAgaataaaatattcttttttCTTTGGTAACAACTTACAATTTAAAAGCATTTAGGGGTATATTCAAATTaggatatttattgatttttaatgatttttgtagattttaaaagtccagatgtatttaatttagatttttacatactctatagaagtccagtggtattcaaaatagactttcaatctttcatagagttttaaaaagtcaagtgatATTCAaaattgacttttaaaaactctataaaagtctatagATATTCAAATTTTCgatagacttttaataacttcatgaatatcatcaacatacaaacattaaaacataagtTACAAatataaattgtcaaaaattgtatttggttcaacccaaagatttggatggatttttaaaaattctaactcatacacaagttatttatttttctctctaaCGCTTCACATCATCTCTTTTCTTATCTTCTCTCCTCTCATCTATCTCTAccactctctcaaattttgaaacgtatctctctatatatatatattcatctttttttaaaaaaacttgcATTTATTGGctgattgttcatttaataattttttattttaatatcataggaAATTTGAATTCCataattgattttgtgatttttaatttatgatttatacaaattaatgtaatatgcaataataataaaagatgataaaaaaaaatatcgtttaattcttaataattgaatagcctCGCAATAACCATgcttttttaaattctttttagcattttcaatttcaattaatatgtaaactatgtatttttatacaaaattatatccaaacaaatattcttttcacatgtatattatcaatttaaaaacaaagttacagattaatcaattgatgtattttaaaaaatgtacaaGCATGCATACAAAATCACATATATACATGTAAggattaaattattttacttttaaataagtaaattcatttattaatataaatattgaaaaaatattttaaactgaatatgttatatatgttaattaattattggttcaaagaaattaataaaaaataatatgttataattaagtacaaattttttatattctataaaaaaatttcataaaattctataaaaatctTGTAAAAAAATCTACATGAATCCACATAAATCTGTGAGATTTTATAaaaagtctatcatttgaaaaagtcattaaaaatcatcaaaactctgaattgaatacactccacttaatttttctaaaaatatatagattgaactattttatttatgagtaggtctcttgtgagacggtctcacgaatctttatcagtaagatgggtcaaccctatcaatattcacaataaaaagtaatactcttagcataaaaagtaatattttttttatttttttatgaatgatccaaataagatattcgtctcacaaaatacgataagTGAAACCGTCTCGCACAAGTATGTGGGCAATTTAAATGTGtctgtgtgtatatatatatgacaaaaacttgtgtgagacggtctcacgagtcgtattttgtgaaacagatatcttatttaggtcatccatgaaaaagtactatttttatgttaaaagtattactttttactgtgaatatcagtatggttgaccgtctcacagataaatattcgtaagatcatctcacaaaagacctactcaatatatgtgtgtgtgtgtgtgtgttgagaAGTTCTCGTACACTAATAACTGTTTTTCACAAACTATATGATcattaaattcataaataatGATTTTGCAAGAAATGACATTTTACAAAACCTATTACTTAAGTGAgtaaaattttaagtagtaagaCCAAAATAGATTACACTAGTGAgttcaatttaaattttttccagaaaaaaaaaaaaaacatattagatcttaaatgaaaaataaaaattaaatcaacctgttttaaaatattaaattagaacaaaatttattttctgtaTCTTATTCATTCTTTTTTACAATAATAATATGTGGTAACCGTCAATACTCATGACACTAGTCGACGACGCACACACATTACATGTATAAAATAATGATCTAATGTATGAATTTTGAATAACCAAATACACACTTGAACATTCCGTCGGGAAAACATCGTTGTATAACACCTTCAAATCCATTCCACCAGGAAAAAGTCGCTGCTTGAAATGTGCAAGCAAAATCATAGTTCAACATAACAAATCCAATATATCTTGAACCAAGACATCACTCCAAGCAGCAGAAATCAGGGGAAAAAAACTTGACAGATCAACAAAAATTATTATTGGATCCATCAGAAGCATCCGTTGTTGATGAGATAAGATTAGGGTGTCTACTTCTCTGGTAATATTCTCGAAGGTGAGCCAAGTAGCTGGATCTTTCTTCTTCAGTACTCAGCGATTGGCGTCTATTACGATCGGATATTCTCCATTGCCGAAGGTGAGCCAAGTAGCTGGATCTTTCTTCTTCAGTACTCAGCGATTGGCGTCTATTACGATCGGATATTCTCCATTGCCGAAGTCGTTTTACAAAACATCAATTAATGTGTAGTGTGTGTGGaaactattaaaaaaaattataaatgttTAGCGTGGATAATCATAActaaattacaaaaaaataataataataattgtctGACCAATCATTGATCATGCTCCAATATATTTACCATTTCATAAGAGATACTGTACTAAATTTTTGATATTTAGTAGatagattaatatttttttaaaatttaatttagtatCTAATTGTTTAAATTCTATCAAAAGATAATTAAAAGGCCTACACTAATGATCCACCATATTAACATTGTTCCTAAAACTCAAAAGACTCCTACTTTATTAAGGGAATCAAATACAAATATCAAATTCCGTAATCCATTATTCATTGATCATGCTCTAATTTATTtaccataaaaaaaaattttaaatttttcaatattattagatagaataattttttagaaaaataatataatatctcaGTAGTTTAAATTGTatcaaaagatattttaaaatgcttaaaataaattatccaCCACAATAACATTGTTCCTAAAACTCAAAACCCTAATTTATCAAGGGATCCAATATAAATATCAAGTTTCTTAAATCCGTTATTCATATATAAAATGCTGAAAATGACTTCAAGACCCACGAGCCTAGAAGATTTAAGTTTCACGAAGTTTTCAGTTGAAAAGATTTAAGTACGTACGTGCATTGCGGCTAGTATTTTTGTACAGCGATAGCTTCTAGTATCTGTAGAAAAAGAAGCCACGTTTGGTGGAAAAAGTAAAACTACAATATGTTGTTCAAACTACATAGTAAAACTTCAGTTAATAAAAGAAAGACTTGAAATCTAGTCAAGAACATTAGAGATAAAGTTCATTAACACATATTACCTGATAATCTGAAAGTATTTTATCTAATTAGATCGTGTAAGGACTCTTGAATTATCCATTTAAGGAATCAATGATAGAACTAACTATACCCGAAACAATGGATTTCGGTAATGATTTCATGACAGATTGCAGTTCAATAATATTCACCATTATTTTAAGCAAAAGAAATAGAACAaaattgttgggtgcaataattgtcgttgcttggtagagcgatcgaaccgtggtactTGAGccgctgtgcggtttaaaagatttgagttgcaccattaccatcagctatagcttttggtaaaacggtaagcactcggtcctacaattggtatcagagccaagatcacgggttcgattcacattgattgcaaggagtgcaattattgggagagagattgttgggtgTAACAATTGTCCttgtttggtagagcgatcgaaccgtggtgcttgagctgttgtgcggtttaaaagatttgagttgcatcattaccactagctatagcttttagtaaaacggtaagcactcggtcctacaaaaatcaaaataaataggATGTAAGTGCTCCTTCATTTTGACATTTACTAACTCTGGACCTCCATATcttcatcaatatttttcaagGTCTAATTCCATCAATGCATGATACAGATACTCATATCTTCCAACTTTCTGAAAGCTTAGCATAATTACTtagacaaataaaataaaataaaataaaatacttattttaaatattttatttatcatgTGGACTAGATGATCATTTAAATTTCATAGGCGTTACATATTCTATCTTGTATCCATCACAGTTCGATGTGCAAAAAAATGAGAAGATGTCATACATTTTACTTTGGAAACTTTTGTAGGGATCGATTTAACATTTAATTGGCTTTTTCTCTGaccttaaataatttttttagttgAAATTTTATATTCAATATGTATAAATTATCTAATTTTTCGAGAAATACTCAAAAAGTAGattcaattaaatttttataatttttaattcagGTTTTATATTCAACTTTTAAAACAGTACTATGCTAAGTTATATCAAGCTCGTTCAGTGTAAGTATCATTTATTGCATCCATTTTCCTTAGATATTagtaaaaaatttatgattcaAATTTGGTATGAACCACATTCGATCCGAAATTAAATGGGTTGTTCGAGCAAACGAAGCATGCAGATCGTGGGGATTATTTTGATCGTTGGCCAAATTCTTTATAAGATAGAAAGAGATTTCTTGttttttacttaaaaaaaatatatgggCACACTGCGAATTCGAATTTCCCATTTTCCTTTTCTGTGCATGTTCAACATCCGATTTATGCTTGGTAGCCATGAAAAACACCATCACTCAATGTTGCATATCCTACCATTCTTCCATTTGGAGCCCTTTACGCCGTTGTTTGGTTATCGTGTTAATGTGAATCTCATTACAATTTTGTTTTCGATTAGGGTTTCCGTGAAAAATTGCCACCTTGGTCTCTAAAGTCGGGGgtgtatatttaattattttatattaaagctataaaaattatttaataattaaatatattttaaaggcaaaaacttgtgtaagacggtctcacggtcgtattttgtgagacggatctcttatttaggtcgtccatgaaaaaatattactttttatgctaaaagtattattttttagagtaggtctcatgtgagacggtctcacgaatctttatctgtgagacgggtcaaccctaccgatattcagcataaaaagtaatattcttagcataaaaagtaataatttttcatggatgactcaaataagatatttgtctcacaaaatacgatccgtgagaccgtctcacacaagtttttgcctactttttattatgtatatcggtaggattgatccgtctcacagatgaGTCtactactttttattataaaatttcaagCACATATGAGTCTACTACTTTTTCATTGAGGACTTTGTGATAATTAGGATTTTAAAAGGGGTTTGGATACATTTAGCcagttgtttttttttataatagtGCAGATAAAATACTTATCTATTTCTTTCTCAatttaatatcataaaaatgtatttaatttaatttcattGTTATCTCATGCATTATTATTTTAAGGCGATTGTATTTCCGTattaaattaaatgttttatttaaaaattttgaagattattttagAATTAAAAACTTTAGGGATGACTCTGATAATtaccaaatatttatttaaaaaattattaatatgtattttaaaatttacaatgtaatacaataaattttttaataaaaaacttAGATAAGATCAGAAAAAATCCTATAGTTTAATTTGGATACATTTTATTACTGAATTTATCGTCATggagtttttttttataaggaTGATTTTTCCGTACTATAACACCAAGTTAATGAGAAATCAATAAATCGTGAGATATAAGGTattaaaagaaagaaatattgaatttcataaataaaatctATACACgtccaaaaatttcaaagaagATGATGGATTTTTGAATTTGCTACACAAGAAACTAAAGCTAATGTCAATCATCTTTTTATTGCATAAaaggtgtatatatatatatgcattataaattatatatgtTACAATGAAATGGAC from Primulina tabacum isolate GXHZ01 chromosome 14, ASM2559414v2, whole genome shotgun sequence includes:
- the LOC142525246 gene encoding PHD finger-containing protein 1-like isoform X2, whose product is METICLQCGNKGYDNAFVFCVKCVSYAVHRYCLDVIPEDFDEFVHWVCDDCEAKQQSQMVSPRKKIEKDDILSIETKEHFYEDLPQHLYYAYTKLDFVECPKAANDVLEKVIGLNNKENEKIEQNSQQLEQGENRYNKRQQEKLSYFIPLKANMKKKRSKLKKSTMKKDNSNSSKKPCMESEKADVGMPIKLASDDPILCEVKENKISELGIMETPMLSCNISSKSSKTKTLLSSEANSEGQNGENNVVELENNLVGTRTEGGVICTSNDHKENGGLEVGKEFPKDTNMLECSTCAEPIIMPIWSGSFNMSGKRHDILDGLKGHVSSKACQKVYEEISMFQPDLHLKLLPYSDVWPKRFELSDPNEDDIALFFFPSEISEPAYDQLIDEMMDKDLALKGVVQNAEILIFTSMVLPLMYWRFNKKYYLWGVFRVKQPLIH
- the LOC142525246 gene encoding PHD finger-containing protein 1-like isoform X1, with the translated sequence MQETICLQCGNKGYDNAFVFCVKCVSYAVHRYCLDVIPEDFDEFVHWVCDDCEAKQQSQMVSPRKKIEKDDILSIETKEHFYEDLPQHLYYAYTKLDFVECPKAANDVLEKVIGLNNKENEKIEQNSQQLEQGENRYNKRQQEKLSYFIPLKANMKKKRSKLKKSTMKKDNSNSSKKPCMESEKADVGMPIKLASDDPILCEVKENKISELGIMETPMLSCNISSKSSKTKTLLSSEANSEGQNGENNVVELENNLVGTRTEGGVICTSNDHKENGGLEVGKEFPKDTNMLECSTCAEPIIMPIWSGSFNMSGKRHDILDGLKGHVSSKACQKVYEEISMFQPDLHLKLLPYSDVWPKRFELSDPNEDDIALFFFPSEISEPAYDQLIDEMMDKDLALKGVVQNAEILIFTSMVLPLMYWRFNKKYYLWGVFRVKQPLIH
- the LOC142525246 gene encoding uncharacterized protein LOC142525246 isoform X3 is translated as MVSPRKKIEKDDILSIETKEHFYEDLPQHLYYAYTKLDFVECPKAANDVLEKVIGLNNKENEKIEQNSQQLEQGENRYNKRQQEKLSYFIPLKANMKKKRSKLKKSTMKKDNSNSSKKPCMESEKADVGMPIKLASDDPILCEVKENKISELGIMETPMLSCNISSKSSKTKTLLSSEANSEGQNGENNVVELENNLVGTRTEGGVICTSNDHKENGGLEVGKEFPKDTNMLECSTCAEPIIMPIWSGSFNMSGKRHDILDGLKGHVSSKACQKVYEEISMFQPDLHLKLLPYSDVWPKRFELSDPNEDDIALFFFPSEISEPAYDQLIDEMMDKDLALKGVVQNAEILIFTSMVLPLMYWRFNKKYYLWGVFRVKQPLIH